The DNA sequence CGGGTCGGCGAGCATCGCCTGCAGGGTGTTCGCGCCGCCCGCGGAGTGCCCGGCCATGCCGACCCGCTGCGGGTCGACGAGCGCGCTGCCGCGCCACTTCGGGTGCGGGCCGATCAGCTCGTCCAGCACGAACGACGTGTCGGCCGCCCGCGTCCCCGCCACCTTTTCCCAGATCCCCGGCTGGTCGTCGACCTCGCAGGCGGCGCAGCCGGTGACGTGGCCGTCGGGGAAGGTGGTGGCGCGGTTCTCATAGGTGTGGTCGATGACGGTCACGACGTAGCCGTGGCTCGCCAGGTCCTCGGCCAGGCCGCTGAGCACGGCGCGGGGCTGGGTCCAGCCCGGTGACAGCACGACCATCGGCAGGCTGTGGCGCCGGCCGGCCGCCGGCGCGTCGACGACGGCGTTGGTCCGCACGGTGCTCAGGGCGTCCAGCGACAGGCCGGGAATGCCCTCGCGTTCGAGGTTACGTTCGGACTCCAGCGGCGTCATGTACGGCTTGGTCGGCCCGTGCGCCGAGGTCGCCGGGTAGAAGACGGAGACCATCAGCTCCCGGTAGGGCACCGACGGCACCCAGGGATCCGGCCGTGAAGTGTCCACAAGCGACAGTGAGGTGACACCGACCGGTCGGGACCCGGTCGGTCCGGGCAGGTGCGGTGTCGTGCTCGCCGCGGCG is a window from the Amycolatopsis sp. NBC_00355 genome containing:
- a CDS encoding alpha/beta hydrolase family protein produces the protein MRTLVVATALGLALSATPAAASTTPHLPGPTGSRPVGVTSLSLVDTSRPDPWVPSVPYRELMVSVFYPATSAHGPTKPYMTPLESERNLEREGIPGLSLDALSTVRTNAVVDAPAAGRRHSLPMVVLSPGWTQPRAVLSGLAEDLASHGYVVTVIDHTYENRATTFPDGHVTGCAACEVDDQPGIWEKVAGTRAADTSFVLDELIGPHPKWRGSALVDPQRVGMAGHSAGGANTLQAMLADPRIRAGIDIDGSTHVPLPASGLSRPFLFLGSMDNYTPGTPNPYDDWETDWPHLTGWKRWLMVSGTVHSSFTDLGVLADQLGVDIGASIEGTRALAITRAYAGAFFEQHLRCRTQPLLAAPSPAYPEVSFIR